The proteins below come from a single Burkholderia sp. FERM BP-3421 genomic window:
- a CDS encoding cytochrome c biogenesis protein ResB — protein sequence MSVTTSGLQSKSGQRAAKSAVELLSSMRFAIALLVVLSIASIIGTVLTQDDPYPNYVNQFGPFWADIFRSLGLYNVYSAWWFMLILIFLVVSISLCVIRNAPKMLADVKSWKDKVREGSLRAFHHKAEYAVHGERAQVAQTLAGFVRKAGYQHVVRESDGATLIAAKRGALTKFGYISAHLAIVVICIGGLLDSNLPIKFQMWMFGKSPVNTSATISEISPDHRLSAANPTFRGYAWVPEGQFVSTAILNQPNGSLIQDLPFSIQLNKFIVDYYSTGMPKLFASDIVVIDRETGRKIPARVEVNKPFTYKGVSIYQSSFQDGGSLMEMTAYPMSGDSLKTFPVKGAIGGAVPLPGPDGDTIEFSDFRAINVENISDASGKTDARGVATTRTLREAFDERLGSGAKTSKPLELHNVGPSVQYKVRGKDGQAREFNNYMLPVEIAGERVFLAGVRASPNDPFRYLRIPADSQDTLGEWMRLRAALEDPAVRTEAARRFAQRSLSGAEAGLRARLNDSALRVLTLFSASDDSVGRGADGQPLGGFQAVATFIDRSVPKGEQEKAAGLLLRMLEGSMWEVWQVARERAGEPPVQQGADTIRFVQSAINALSDSFLYGAPVYLQLDSFKQVQASVFQLTRAPGKNLVYLGSLLLVLGIFSMFYVRERRLWFWLKDTGTGVSVVMAMSSARKTFDFEKEFVQTRDAAGAVLGAAPGDAAGAPAARAPQGAGSEETIR from the coding sequence ATGAGCGTTACCACATCGGGGTTGCAGTCCAAGTCGGGCCAGCGGGCCGCGAAGAGCGCGGTCGAGCTGCTGAGTTCGATGCGCTTCGCCATCGCCTTGCTGGTGGTCCTGTCGATCGCGAGCATCATCGGCACCGTGCTCACGCAGGACGATCCCTATCCGAACTACGTGAACCAGTTCGGTCCGTTCTGGGCCGACATCTTCCGCTCGCTGGGCCTCTACAACGTGTACAGCGCGTGGTGGTTCATGCTGATCCTGATCTTCCTCGTCGTGTCGATCTCGCTGTGCGTGATCCGCAACGCGCCGAAGATGCTCGCCGACGTGAAGAGCTGGAAGGACAAGGTCCGCGAGGGCAGTCTGCGCGCGTTTCACCACAAGGCCGAGTACGCGGTGCACGGCGAGCGCGCGCAAGTCGCCCAGACGCTCGCCGGGTTCGTGCGCAAGGCCGGTTACCAGCACGTCGTGCGCGAGTCGGACGGCGCGACGCTGATCGCCGCGAAGCGCGGCGCGCTGACCAAGTTCGGCTACATCTCCGCCCACCTCGCGATCGTCGTGATCTGCATCGGCGGGCTGCTCGACAGCAACCTGCCGATCAAATTCCAGATGTGGATGTTTGGCAAGAGCCCGGTCAACACGAGCGCGACGATCAGCGAGATCTCGCCCGATCATCGGCTGTCGGCGGCGAACCCGACGTTCCGCGGCTACGCCTGGGTGCCGGAAGGCCAGTTCGTGTCGACCGCGATCCTCAACCAGCCGAACGGCTCGCTGATCCAGGATTTGCCGTTCTCGATCCAGCTCAACAAGTTCATCGTCGACTACTACTCGACCGGCATGCCCAAGCTGTTCGCGAGCGACATCGTCGTGATCGACCGCGAGACAGGCCGCAAGATCCCGGCGCGGGTCGAGGTGAACAAGCCGTTCACGTACAAGGGCGTGTCGATCTACCAGTCGAGCTTCCAGGACGGCGGCTCGCTGATGGAAATGACCGCGTACCCGATGAGCGGCGACAGCCTCAAGACCTTCCCGGTCAAGGGCGCGATCGGCGGCGCGGTGCCGCTGCCCGGCCCCGACGGCGACACGATCGAGTTTTCCGATTTCCGCGCGATCAACGTCGAGAACATCTCGGACGCGAGCGGCAAGACCGATGCGCGCGGCGTCGCGACGACCCGCACGCTGCGCGAGGCGTTCGACGAGCGGCTCGGCTCCGGCGCGAAGACCTCCAAGCCGCTCGAACTGCACAACGTCGGGCCGTCGGTGCAGTACAAGGTGCGCGGCAAGGACGGCCAGGCGCGCGAATTCAACAACTACATGCTGCCCGTCGAGATCGCGGGCGAACGCGTGTTCCTCGCCGGCGTGCGCGCGAGCCCGAACGATCCGTTCCGCTACCTGCGGATCCCGGCCGACAGCCAGGATACGCTCGGCGAATGGATGCGCCTGCGCGCCGCGCTCGAGGATCCGGCCGTGCGCACCGAGGCGGCGCGCCGTTTCGCGCAGCGCTCGCTGTCCGGCGCCGAGGCCGGCCTGCGCGCACGCCTGAACGACAGCGCGCTGCGGGTCTTGACCCTTTTCTCGGCGTCCGACGACAGCGTCGGCCGGGGCGCCGACGGCCAGCCGCTCGGCGGGTTCCAGGCCGTCGCGACCTTCATCGACCGCTCGGTGCCGAAGGGGGAGCAGGAGAAGGCGGCCGGCCTGCTGCTGCGCATGCTCGAAGGATCGATGTGGGAGGTCTGGCAGGTCGCGCGCGAGCGCGCCGGCGAGCCGCCCGTGCAGCAGGGCGCGGATACGATCCGCTTCGTGCAGAGCGCGATCAACGCGTTGTCGGACAGTTTCCTGTACGGCGCCCCCGTTTATTTGCAGCTCGATTCGTTCAAGCAGGTGCAGGCGTCGGTGTTCCAGCTCACGCGCGCGCCCGGCAAGAATCTGGTGTATCTTGGCAGCCTGCTGCTGGTGCTCGGCATCTTCTCGATGTTCTACGTGCGTGAACGGCGGCTGTGGTTCTGGCTCAAGGACACGGGCACGGGCGTCAGCGTGGTGATGGCGATGTCCAGCGCACGCAAGACCTTCGATTTCGAGAAAGAGTTCGTGCAGACGCGCGACGCGGCAGGCGCCGTGTTGGGCGCCGCACCAGGCGACGCCGCCGGCGCGCCTGCCGCCCGCGCCCCGCAGGGCGCCGGCTCCGAGGAAACCATCCGGTAA
- the ccsB gene encoding c-type cytochrome biogenesis protein CcsB, whose translation MDLTQVTSASSSPRAPAAAQNPLFDERPFLRRLSLVDWLFALALVVGAGYALVHYQAHMNYYDKAVLVGTVPALAILGWRWKPARLLMASIAVLSLLSIQIYQGDLARADSAFFLKYFLSSQSAILWMSALFVLATVFYWIGMLARAETGGAIGQKLTWVAVLMGFTGLMVRWYESYLIGADVGHIPVSNLYEVFVLFSLITALLYLYYEGHYGTRALGAFVLLVISAAVGFLMWYSIARDAQQIQPLVPALQSWWMKIHVPANFIGYGSFALSAMVSVAYLCKERGVLADRLPTLEVLDDVMYKSIAVGFAFFTIATILGALWAAEAWGGYWSWDPKETWALIVWLNYAAWLHMRLMKGLRGTVAAWWALTGLLVTTFAFLGVNMFLSGLHSYGKL comes from the coding sequence ATGGACCTGACCCAAGTTACTTCCGCTTCTTCGTCGCCGCGCGCTCCCGCCGCGGCGCAGAACCCGCTCTTCGACGAGCGGCCGTTCCTGCGGCGCCTGTCGCTCGTCGACTGGCTGTTCGCACTGGCGCTCGTGGTGGGCGCGGGCTATGCGCTCGTGCATTACCAGGCGCACATGAATTACTACGACAAGGCGGTGCTGGTCGGCACCGTGCCGGCGCTCGCCATTCTCGGCTGGCGCTGGAAGCCCGCGCGGCTCCTGATGGCCTCGATCGCCGTGCTGTCGCTGCTGTCGATCCAGATTTACCAGGGCGATCTCGCCCGCGCCGATTCGGCGTTCTTCCTCAAGTACTTCCTGTCGAGCCAGTCGGCGATCCTGTGGATGAGCGCGCTGTTCGTGCTTGCCACGGTGTTCTACTGGATCGGCATGCTGGCGCGCGCGGAGACGGGCGGCGCGATCGGCCAGAAGCTCACCTGGGTCGCGGTGTTGATGGGCTTCACCGGCCTGATGGTGCGCTGGTATGAGTCCTACCTGATCGGCGCGGACGTCGGCCATATCCCGGTGTCCAACCTGTATGAAGTGTTCGTGCTGTTCAGCCTGATCACCGCGCTGCTCTATCTGTACTACGAAGGTCACTACGGCACGCGCGCACTCGGCGCGTTCGTGCTGCTCGTGATCAGCGCGGCGGTCGGTTTCCTGATGTGGTACTCGATCGCGCGCGACGCGCAGCAGATCCAGCCGCTCGTGCCGGCGCTGCAGAGCTGGTGGATGAAGATCCACGTGCCCGCGAACTTCATCGGCTACGGCAGCTTCGCGCTGTCCGCGATGGTGAGCGTCGCCTACCTGTGCAAGGAGCGCGGCGTGCTCGCGGATCGCCTGCCGACGCTCGAGGTGCTCGACGACGTGATGTACAAGTCGATCGCGGTCGGCTTCGCGTTCTTCACGATCGCGACCATCCTCGGCGCGCTGTGGGCGGCCGAGGCATGGGGCGGCTACTGGAGCTGGGATCCGAAGGAGACCTGGGCGCTGATCGTCTGGCTCAACTACGCGGCATGGCTGCACATGCGCCTGATGAAGGGGCTGCGCGGCACGGTCGCGGCCTGGTGGGCGCTGACGGGCCTGCTCGTCACGACCTTCGCGTTCCTGGGCGTCAACATGTTCCTGTCGGGGCTGCACAGCTACGGCAAGTTGTAA
- the msrP gene encoding protein-methionine-sulfoxide reductase catalytic subunit MsrP — protein sequence MWIKPTQHADLAGDAIPRSEITPQAVFEQRRRFMQAAGAAAAGGLLGASAPAFAAYASPDPRAAKLAARTNPAFVVADKATSFKDLTTYNNFYEFGTDKGDPAQNAGTLRARPWRVSVEGAVRHPKVYDLDELLKLAPLEERVYRLRCVEGWSMVIPWIGVPLAELIRRVQPTGSAKYVQFITLADPSQMPGLAAPILDWPYSEGLRLDEAMHPLTLLTMGMYGQVLPNQNGAPVRIVVPWKYGFKSAKSIVKIRFVEQQPPTSWNTYAPKEYGFYSNVNPNVDHPRWSQATERRIGDDGFFTPKRKTLMFNGYGEAVASLYQGMDLKKFF from the coding sequence ATGTGGATCAAGCCTACGCAGCACGCCGACCTGGCCGGCGACGCAATTCCCCGCAGCGAAATCACCCCGCAAGCCGTGTTCGAGCAGCGCCGCCGCTTCATGCAGGCGGCCGGCGCCGCGGCGGCGGGCGGCCTGCTCGGCGCGAGCGCGCCGGCGTTCGCCGCTTACGCGTCGCCGGACCCGCGCGCGGCCAAGCTCGCCGCGCGCACCAATCCGGCCTTCGTCGTCGCCGACAAGGCCACGTCCTTCAAGGACCTCACCACCTACAACAACTTCTACGAATTCGGCACCGACAAGGGCGATCCCGCGCAGAACGCCGGCACGCTGCGGGCGCGCCCGTGGCGCGTGAGCGTCGAAGGGGCGGTCCGGCATCCCAAGGTCTATGACCTCGACGAGCTGCTGAAGCTCGCGCCGCTCGAGGAGCGCGTGTACCGGCTGCGCTGCGTCGAGGGCTGGTCGATGGTGATTCCCTGGATCGGTGTGCCGCTCGCGGAACTGATCCGGCGCGTGCAGCCGACCGGCAGCGCGAAGTACGTGCAGTTCATCACGCTCGCCGATCCGTCGCAGATGCCGGGCCTCGCCGCTCCGATCCTCGACTGGCCTTATTCGGAAGGGCTGCGCCTCGACGAGGCGATGCATCCGCTGACGCTGCTCACGATGGGCATGTACGGGCAGGTGCTGCCGAACCAGAACGGCGCGCCGGTGCGGATCGTCGTGCCCTGGAAGTACGGCTTCAAGAGCGCGAAGTCGATCGTGAAGATCCGCTTCGTCGAACAACAGCCGCCGACGAGCTGGAATACCTACGCGCCGAAGGAATACGGCTTCTACTCGAACGTGAATCCGAACGTCGACCATCCGCGCTGGAGCCAGGCAACCGAGCGCCGGATCGGCGACGACGGCTTCTTCACGCCGAAGCGCAAGACGCTGATGTTCAACGGCTACGGCGAGGCGGTGGCGTCCCTGTATCAGGGCATGGACCTCAAGAAGTTCTTTTGA
- the msrQ gene encoding protein-methionine-sulfoxide reductase heme-binding subunit MsrQ, producing the protein MNSDLHVSSRTGAPARAGGAPRWIAAAKLALFVACLYPLARIVLFGATGRLGANPVEFVTRSTGLWALVFLCVTLAVTPLRQLAGLPALLRFRRMLGLYAFFYATLHFTTYLWFDKWFDVPAIAQDVVKRPFITVGFAAFVLLMPLAATSPRAMVRRLGRRWQSLHRAIYAIALFAVLHFWWMKAGKHDLGQPKLYGAIVLALLAARLFAWWRRGRR; encoded by the coding sequence ATGAATTCCGACCTCCATGTGTCCTCGCGGACCGGCGCGCCGGCGCGGGCCGGCGGCGCGCCGCGCTGGATCGCCGCCGCGAAGCTCGCGCTGTTCGTTGCGTGTCTGTATCCGCTCGCGCGGATCGTGCTGTTCGGCGCGACCGGCCGGCTCGGCGCGAATCCGGTGGAATTCGTCACGCGCTCGACGGGCCTCTGGGCCCTCGTGTTCCTGTGCGTCACGCTGGCCGTGACGCCGCTGAGGCAGCTCGCCGGCCTGCCCGCGCTGCTGCGGTTCCGCCGCATGCTGGGCCTTTATGCGTTCTTCTACGCGACGCTCCATTTCACGACCTACCTGTGGTTCGATAAATGGTTCGACGTGCCGGCTATCGCGCAGGACGTCGTCAAGCGGCCTTTCATCACGGTCGGCTTCGCCGCGTTCGTGTTGCTGATGCCGCTGGCCGCGACCTCGCCGCGCGCGATGGTCCGGCGTCTCGGGCGGCGCTGGCAGAGCCTGCACCGGGCGATCTACGCGATCGCGCTGTTCGCGGTGCTGCATTTCTGGTGGATGAAGGCCGGCAAGCACGATCTCGGGCAGCCGAAGTTGTACGGCGCGATCGTGCTCGCGCTGCTGGCGGCGCGTCTGTTCGCGTGGTGGCGGCGCGGCCGCCGGTGA
- the lysA gene encoding diaminopimelate decarboxylase has protein sequence MTQAAFDYVDGTLHAEGIPADKLAEHFDTPLYVYSRAALTAAYTAYADACQGRRAAIYVAVKANSNLGVLNVFARLGAGFDIVSGGELARVLAAGGQASNVVFSGVGKSADEMRVALEAGVKCFNVESLPELDRLNAVAGALGRQAPVSLRVNPDVDPKTHPYISTGLKGNKFGIAFSDARAAYRAAAALPNLKIVGIDCHIGSQITELSPYLDAIDKLLDLVEQIEADGVPIHHVDVGGGLGITYDDEAPPEIGAFVRAVLARIDARGHGQREIFFEPGRSLTGNAGILLTRVEFLKPGEEKNFAIVDAAMNDLARPAMYEAYHAIEPVKPRADAAPVLYDVVGPVCESGDWLGRERRLALEPGDLLAIRSAGAYGFTMSSNYNTRPRAAEVLVDGENAYLVRPRETIESLFDNEAILPDNA, from the coding sequence ATGACTCAAGCCGCCTTTGATTACGTCGATGGCACGCTGCACGCCGAAGGCATCCCCGCAGACAAGCTCGCCGAACACTTCGACACCCCGCTGTACGTATACTCGCGCGCGGCGCTGACCGCTGCCTACACGGCCTACGCCGACGCCTGCCAGGGCCGGCGCGCGGCGATCTACGTCGCCGTCAAGGCGAACAGCAACCTGGGCGTGCTCAACGTGTTCGCACGCCTCGGCGCGGGTTTCGACATCGTGTCGGGCGGCGAGCTGGCGCGCGTGCTGGCGGCGGGCGGCCAGGCCTCGAACGTGGTGTTCTCGGGCGTCGGCAAGAGCGCGGACGAGATGCGCGTCGCGCTCGAGGCCGGGGTCAAGTGCTTCAACGTCGAATCGCTGCCCGAGCTCGACCGCCTCAATGCGGTCGCGGGCGCACTCGGCCGCCAGGCCCCCGTGTCGCTGCGCGTGAATCCGGACGTCGACCCGAAAACCCATCCGTACATCTCGACCGGCCTGAAGGGGAACAAATTCGGCATCGCGTTCAGCGACGCGCGCGCGGCCTACCGCGCCGCCGCCGCGCTGCCGAACCTGAAGATCGTCGGGATCGACTGCCACATCGGCTCGCAGATCACCGAGCTGAGCCCGTATCTCGACGCCATCGACAAGCTGCTCGACCTCGTCGAGCAGATCGAGGCGGACGGCGTGCCGATCCACCACGTCGACGTCGGCGGCGGCCTCGGCATCACCTATGACGACGAAGCGCCGCCCGAGATCGGCGCGTTCGTGCGCGCCGTGCTCGCGCGCATCGACGCGCGCGGGCACGGCCAGCGCGAGATCTTCTTCGAGCCGGGCCGCTCGCTGACCGGCAACGCGGGCATCCTGCTGACTCGCGTCGAATTCCTGAAGCCGGGCGAGGAGAAGAACTTCGCGATCGTCGACGCCGCGATGAACGATCTCGCGCGCCCCGCGATGTACGAGGCCTATCACGCGATCGAGCCGGTGAAGCCGCGCGCCGACGCCGCACCGGTGCTGTACGACGTGGTCGGTCCGGTCTGCGAAAGCGGCGATTGGCTCGGCCGCGAGCGCCGGCTCGCGCTCGAGCCGGGCGACCTGCTCGCGATCCGCTCGGCGGGCGCGTACGGCTTCACGATGAGTTCGAACTACAACACGCGGCCGCGCGCGGCCGAGGTGCTCGTCGACGGCGAGAATGCGTACCTCGTGCGGCCGCGCGAGACGATCGAAAGCCTGTTCGACAACGAGGCGATCCTGCCGGACAACGCGTAG
- the lptM gene encoding LPS translocon maturation chaperone LptM: MRIAFQMSAIVAALALSGCGQSGALYMPVVPPRPALPMQPPSADVASDADAASAPDGTVPDTSGTPLMLSPELSTQSDLRTAPVQPTPASGVTPAQ; encoded by the coding sequence ATGCGCATCGCTTTCCAGATGAGCGCGATTGTAGCGGCTTTGGCGCTCTCCGGCTGCGGCCAGAGCGGCGCGCTGTACATGCCGGTCGTGCCGCCGAGGCCGGCCCTGCCGATGCAACCGCCGTCCGCCGACGTCGCGTCCGATGCAGACGCCGCATCCGCGCCGGACGGCACGGTCCCCGATACCTCCGGCACGCCGCTCATGCTGTCGCCCGAGCTGTCCACGCAGAGCGACCTGCGCACGGCTCCCGTCCAGCCCACGCCCGCGTCCGGCGTTACCCCCGCCCAATGA
- the cyaY gene encoding iron donor protein CyaY: protein MSDTEYLTRAEAVLAAVERAVDAANEGDADIDLERNGSVLTLTFENGSKIIINLQPPMKEVWIAAKAGGFHFRFVDGAWRDTRSGLEFYAALTDYATQQAGLPVTFEA from the coding sequence ATGTCCGACACCGAATACCTGACCCGCGCCGAAGCCGTCCTGGCGGCCGTCGAACGCGCGGTCGACGCGGCCAACGAAGGCGACGCCGACATCGATCTGGAACGCAACGGCAGCGTGCTCACGCTGACGTTCGAGAACGGCTCGAAGATCATCATCAACCTGCAGCCGCCGATGAAGGAAGTGTGGATCGCCGCGAAGGCGGGCGGCTTCCACTTCCGTTTCGTCGACGGTGCGTGGCGCGATACGCGCAGCGGCCTGGAATTCTATGCGGCGCTGACCGACTATGCGACCCAGCAGGCCGGCCTGCCGGTGACGTTCGAGGCCTGA
- a CDS encoding penicillin-binding protein 1A — MQSTTPTSPPPAPEPRKRPLWLTLLLAFAGVCVAIAVSIALVLGYALVVASPNLPSLDALTDYRPKVPLRIYTSDHVLIGEFGEERRDIVRIQDVPDALKKAVLAIEDARFYDHGGVDLTGILRAGIVALTNGHATQGASTITMQVARNFFLSSEKTYTRKIYEMLLAYRIERALTKDQILEVYMNQIYLGQRAYGFASAARVYFGKDLKDLTLAESAMLAGLPKAPSAYNPVVNPKRAKVRQEYILQRMLELNFITREQYDEAIAQPLVVKGASREYSVHAEYVAEMVRQMMYAQYKDETYTRGFNVVTTIDSADQTNAYRALRKGIMDYERRHGYRGPEGFIELPAGGDEREQAIDDALLEHPDNGELIAAVVTDANPRQIQVAFVNGSTATVDGDNLRFAAGALSANAQPNRRIRPGAIVRVVKNDDGRWAITQLPQVEGAFISIVPQDGAIRSLVGGFDFNKNKFNHVTQAWRQPGSSFKPFIYSASLDKGLGPATIINDGPLYFSAAETGGQPWEPKNYGGGFEGPMSMRTALQRSRNLVSIRILNHIGTKYAQQYITRFGFDAERHPAYLPMALGAGLVTPLQMAGAFSVFANGGYRVNPYLIAEVTDPSGNVVVHAQPLVAEQNAPRVLDPRNAFVMNSLLQSVAQRGTGAKTNVLKRGDLGGKTGTTNDSRDAWFAGYQHTLAAISWIGYDSPRSLGDRETGGGLALPVWIDYMGPALKNVPEYRMPTPDGVATLGGELYFSEFTPGHGFVSTVGVNQAASPDDASGPMPEHVDEQEKQDIMNLFRGN, encoded by the coding sequence ATGCAATCCACGACTCCTACGTCCCCGCCTCCCGCGCCCGAGCCGCGCAAGCGCCCGCTGTGGCTGACCTTGCTGCTCGCCTTCGCGGGAGTTTGCGTGGCGATCGCCGTCAGCATCGCGCTGGTGCTCGGCTATGCGCTCGTCGTCGCATCGCCGAACCTGCCGTCGCTCGACGCGCTCACCGACTACCGGCCCAAGGTGCCGCTGCGCATCTACACGTCGGATCACGTGCTGATCGGCGAATTCGGCGAGGAGCGGCGCGACATCGTCCGCATCCAGGACGTGCCGGACGCGCTGAAGAAGGCCGTGCTCGCGATCGAGGACGCACGTTTCTACGATCACGGCGGCGTCGACCTGACCGGGATCCTGCGCGCGGGGATCGTCGCGCTGACGAACGGTCACGCCACCCAGGGCGCGAGCACGATCACGATGCAGGTCGCGCGCAACTTCTTCCTGTCGAGCGAAAAGACCTACACGCGCAAGATCTACGAAATGCTGCTCGCATACCGGATCGAGCGTGCGCTGACCAAGGATCAGATTCTCGAGGTCTACATGAATCAGATCTATCTCGGCCAGCGCGCCTACGGCTTCGCGAGCGCCGCGCGCGTGTACTTCGGCAAGGACCTGAAGGACCTGACGCTCGCCGAGTCGGCGATGCTCGCCGGGCTGCCGAAGGCGCCGTCCGCGTACAACCCGGTCGTCAATCCCAAGCGCGCGAAGGTGCGCCAGGAGTACATCCTGCAGCGCATGCTCGAGCTGAACTTCATCACCCGCGAGCAGTACGACGAGGCGATCGCCCAGCCGCTCGTCGTCAAGGGCGCGAGCCGCGAGTACAGCGTGCACGCCGAATACGTCGCGGAAATGGTGCGGCAGATGATGTACGCGCAATACAAGGACGAGACCTACACGCGCGGCTTCAACGTGGTGACGACGATCGACTCGGCCGATCAGACCAACGCGTACCGCGCGCTGCGCAAGGGCATCATGGATTACGAGCGGCGCCACGGCTACCGCGGCCCGGAAGGCTTCATCGAGCTGCCGGCGGGCGGCGACGAGCGCGAGCAGGCGATCGACGACGCGCTCCTCGAACACCCCGACAACGGCGAGCTGATCGCCGCCGTCGTGACCGACGCGAACCCGCGCCAGATCCAGGTCGCATTCGTGAACGGCAGCACCGCCACGGTCGACGGCGACAACCTGCGCTTCGCGGCGGGCGCGCTGTCGGCGAACGCGCAGCCGAACCGGCGCATCCGTCCGGGCGCGATCGTGCGCGTCGTGAAGAACGACGACGGCCGCTGGGCGATCACGCAGCTGCCGCAGGTCGAGGGCGCGTTCATCTCGATCGTGCCGCAGGACGGCGCGATCCGTTCGCTCGTGGGCGGCTTCGACTTCAACAAGAACAAGTTCAACCACGTGACGCAGGCCTGGCGGCAGCCGGGCTCGTCGTTCAAGCCGTTCATCTACTCGGCGTCGCTCGACAAGGGCCTCGGCCCGGCAACCATCATCAACGACGGCCCGCTGTACTTCAGCGCCGCCGAGACGGGCGGCCAGCCGTGGGAACCGAAGAACTACGGCGGCGGCTTCGAAGGCCCGATGTCGATGCGCACCGCGCTGCAGCGCTCGCGCAATCTCGTGTCGATCCGGATCCTGAACCATATCGGCACGAAATACGCGCAGCAGTACATCACGCGCTTCGGCTTCGATGCGGAACGCCACCCGGCCTACCTGCCGATGGCACTCGGCGCGGGGCTCGTCACGCCGCTGCAGATGGCGGGCGCGTTCTCGGTGTTCGCGAACGGCGGCTACCGCGTCAATCCGTACCTGATCGCCGAGGTGACCGATCCGAGCGGCAACGTGGTCGTGCACGCGCAGCCGCTCGTCGCCGAGCAGAACGCGCCGCGCGTGCTCGATCCGCGCAACGCCTTCGTGATGAACAGCCTGCTGCAGAGCGTCGCGCAGCGCGGCACCGGCGCGAAGACCAACGTACTCAAGCGCGGCGACCTCGGGGGCAAGACCGGCACGACGAACGATTCGCGCGACGCATGGTTCGCCGGCTACCAGCACACGCTCGCGGCGATCTCGTGGATCGGCTACGACAGCCCGCGCAGCCTCGGCGACCGCGAAACCGGCGGCGGCCTCGCGCTGCCGGTGTGGATCGACTACATGGGGCCCGCGCTCAAGAACGTGCCGGAGTACCGCATGCCGACGCCGGACGGCGTCGCGACGCTCGGCGGCGAGCTGTATTTCAGCGAGTTCACGCCGGGGCACGGCTTCGTCTCGACGGTCGGCGTGAACCAGGCCGCGTCGCCCGACGATGCATCCGGCCCGATGCCCGAACACGTCGACGAGCAGGAGAAGCAGGACATCATGAACCTGTTCCGCGGCAACTGA
- the pilM gene encoding pilus assembly protein PilM — translation MRERRSLWSVGRRYAAGIDVNSRGVRVVLLSRRRGVAGRARIDALAVEPLPAGAYTGDAEGDWASVGQALTKALERARRAGRCRVSRAVMALPEAALTVASVELGAAGLRAEPIVLAAAEQVTGLARDTLACDWRPGEAGAATFAAAARAQVDARLEAAAAAGVALTAIDGDTFAAMRALRLVLAREAPGCTPCLAMWIGDGGVHGWLVDNGRVIEAISYPTPEHADLADALRDLARTGAPVHALVGGEIGEPGGARLALADLADLLGCEARPFGCVSLCEPGWPVDEALARDPGFAVAVGLALRGVDE, via the coding sequence ATGCGGGAGCGACGTTCATTGTGGTCGGTCGGCCGGCGCTATGCGGCGGGCATCGACGTGAATTCGCGCGGCGTGCGCGTCGTGCTGCTGAGCCGGCGGCGCGGGGTCGCCGGCCGTGCGCGGATCGACGCGCTCGCGGTGGAGCCGTTGCCGGCGGGCGCCTATACAGGGGACGCGGAGGGCGACTGGGCGAGCGTCGGACAGGCGCTGACGAAGGCGCTCGAACGGGCGCGCCGGGCGGGGCGCTGCCGCGTGTCGCGCGCGGTGATGGCGCTGCCCGAGGCGGCGCTGACGGTCGCGTCGGTCGAACTGGGCGCGGCCGGCCTGCGCGCCGAGCCGATCGTGCTGGCGGCCGCCGAGCAGGTCACCGGGCTGGCGCGCGACACGCTTGCGTGCGACTGGCGGCCGGGCGAGGCGGGGGCGGCGACCTTCGCGGCGGCCGCCCGCGCGCAGGTCGACGCGCGCCTCGAAGCGGCCGCCGCGGCCGGCGTGGCGCTGACGGCGATCGACGGCGACACGTTCGCGGCCATGCGCGCGCTGCGGCTCGTGCTCGCGCGCGAGGCGCCGGGCTGCACGCCTTGCCTCGCGATGTGGATCGGCGACGGCGGCGTGCACGGTTGGCTGGTCGACAACGGCCGCGTCATAGAGGCGATCAGCTATCCGACGCCGGAGCATGCGGATCTCGCGGATGCGCTGCGCGACCTGGCGCGGACCGGGGCGCCGGTGCACGCGCTGGTCGGGGGCGAGATCGGCGAGCCGGGCGGCGCGCGCCTTGCGCTGGCGGACCTTGCGGACCTGCTGGGCTGTGAGGCCCGGCCATTCGGCTGCGTGTCCTTGTGCGAGCCCGGCTGGCCGGTTGACGAGGCGCTGGCCCGCGACCCGGGGTTCGCGGTGGCGGTCGGGCTCGCGCTGCGTGGGGTGGACGAATGA